Proteins encoded within one genomic window of Bradyrhizobium sp. 186:
- a CDS encoding LuxR family transcriptional regulator, with amino-acid sequence MDLFCFIECAKQSRSPEVLFDLLVSCSSEQGFSQVAYGALTDAEPTRRPEYLPAAVTVNFPSAWCERYAERRYNAIDPVVRRTTMQSAPFLWDQLAHKYQLQPGEMRVLNEAKEAGLKHGVTVPLFGPFGQLSVASFASRFDDVDPEYRLSRLNALAWQFHHAFAEIAPSSEGRCHMQVALSEREKDCLRWVEEGKSSWEIGVILRVSENTVNFHLKNAMRKLETNSRTHCVAKAIRLGLI; translated from the coding sequence ATGGACCTATTTTGCTTCATCGAATGCGCAAAACAGAGTCGATCTCCCGAGGTGTTGTTCGATCTGCTTGTGAGCTGTTCGAGCGAACAGGGCTTCAGTCAAGTCGCTTACGGGGCGCTGACGGACGCGGAGCCGACCCGCCGGCCAGAGTATCTGCCAGCCGCGGTGACAGTGAACTTTCCTTCCGCGTGGTGCGAGCGCTATGCTGAACGCCGATACAATGCCATCGATCCCGTGGTTCGGCGTACGACGATGCAGTCGGCGCCGTTTCTATGGGATCAACTCGCTCACAAATATCAATTGCAGCCCGGCGAAATGCGTGTGTTGAACGAGGCCAAAGAGGCCGGTCTGAAGCATGGCGTAACCGTACCACTGTTCGGACCATTTGGACAGCTATCTGTCGCATCCTTTGCATCCAGGTTCGACGATGTCGACCCTGAGTATCGCCTCAGTCGTCTCAACGCATTGGCCTGGCAGTTTCATCATGCATTTGCAGAGATCGCGCCGTCATCGGAGGGCAGATGCCATATGCAAGTGGCCCTATCCGAACGAGAAAAGGATTGCCTCCGCTGGGTGGAAGAGGGGAAATCATCCTGGGAAATCGGAGTCATCCTGAGAGTCAGCGAGAATACGGTGAACTTTCACCTGAAGAACGCGATGCGAAAGCTAGAGACGAACAGCCGTACCCATTGCGTTGCCAAGGCGATTCGCCTCGGTCTTATCTGA
- a CDS encoding outer membrane beta-barrel protein, translating into MKNLLLATVSIVALGAVAPAFGADLAAQPVQPLYTKAPQPVAAAIYDWSGYYVGMNGGLGSSSNCWDFNGGTPEGCHDATGGTVGGQIGYRRQMGQIVLGVEGQGNWADLTGSNDSVAFADINQTKIDAFGVVTGQIGYAVDNVLFYAKGGAAVTSNTYQISSTLTGAQLGKSDHILWGGALGAGIEYGFAPSWSVSLEYDHLFMQPGAVHFPAPAGGTDRIRQDFDLVTARLNYKFGGPFLLKY; encoded by the coding sequence ATGAAGAACTTGTTGCTTGCGACTGTAAGCATTGTGGCGCTTGGCGCGGTGGCGCCCGCATTCGGCGCGGATCTGGCTGCACAGCCCGTCCAGCCTCTCTATACCAAAGCTCCGCAGCCTGTTGCGGCTGCGATCTACGACTGGAGCGGCTACTACGTCGGTATGAACGGCGGCTTGGGCTCAAGCTCGAATTGCTGGGACTTCAATGGCGGCACGCCTGAGGGCTGCCATGATGCGACCGGCGGTACTGTGGGTGGCCAGATCGGCTATCGAAGGCAGATGGGCCAGATCGTCCTTGGTGTTGAAGGCCAGGGGAACTGGGCTGATTTGACTGGCTCGAATGACAGCGTCGCGTTTGCGGATATTAACCAGACCAAGATTGATGCGTTCGGCGTGGTAACGGGGCAGATCGGTTATGCCGTGGACAACGTATTATTTTACGCCAAAGGTGGTGCCGCAGTGACGAGCAATACCTATCAGATTAGCTCGACCCTCACGGGCGCGCAGCTTGGGAAGAGCGACCACATTCTTTGGGGTGGTGCATTGGGAGCTGGGATTGAGTACGGTTTCGCGCCGAGCTGGTCGGTCAGCCTCGAGTACGACCACCTATTCATGCAGCCCGGAGCGGTGCACTTCCCGGCGCCCGCAGGCGGAACCGATCGCATCCGCCAGGATTTCGATCTTGTGACTGCACGGCTCAACTATAAGTTCGGCGGCCCGTTTCTTCTGAAATATTGA
- a CDS encoding LLM class flavin-dependent oxidoreductase, whose product MRNVLPSNLTCGIFDHLDEDGPDIARQYADRLALAEAYDRLGFYAYHLAEHHCTPHGRGPSPNLFLSSVIQRTRRLRVGPLVMLLNLYHPLRAFEEICMLDHLSSGRVEVGLGRGSLPIELSYFGVGADVASSRYEEASQIFVNAMNGGPLSYQGKHFALSDVPLTLSPHQRPCPPTWIATNRPESAHWAAANGANLACMGPSPAVRKVTDRYRAHRNAKHDANGSAPFLALLRMVVIASSEAAARSLAAPAYETWLKSFKFLYELNDIPPPSNLPLTLDAAIESELCVVGTRASVRQTLLDHVEEAGANYLLCQLAFGSLSLDACLNTATAIHSELIAAEH is encoded by the coding sequence GTGAGAAACGTTCTTCCCTCAAACCTCACCTGCGGCATCTTTGATCATCTTGACGAGGACGGCCCCGATATCGCCCGGCAATACGCGGACCGCCTCGCGCTGGCGGAGGCCTACGACCGGCTCGGTTTCTATGCCTATCATCTGGCGGAGCATCATTGCACCCCGCATGGACGCGGTCCATCGCCGAACTTGTTTCTGTCAAGCGTCATACAACGCACACGGCGACTTCGCGTTGGTCCATTGGTCATGCTGCTCAACCTCTACCACCCGTTGCGGGCATTCGAGGAGATCTGCATGTTGGATCACCTGAGCAGCGGCAGGGTCGAGGTCGGTCTTGGTCGCGGCTCCCTACCGATCGAACTGAGTTATTTTGGGGTTGGAGCCGATGTTGCCTCAAGCCGTTACGAGGAAGCTTCCCAAATCTTCGTTAACGCGATGAATGGCGGCCCCCTCTCGTACCAAGGGAAACATTTTGCGCTGAGCGACGTTCCTTTGACGCTTTCACCTCACCAGCGTCCTTGTCCCCCGACATGGATTGCTACAAATCGGCCAGAGTCCGCGCATTGGGCGGCGGCGAATGGCGCTAATCTGGCGTGCATGGGGCCCTCTCCTGCCGTTCGCAAGGTAACAGATCGCTATCGCGCTCATCGAAACGCCAAGCATGACGCCAACGGTTCAGCACCATTTCTCGCATTACTCCGCATGGTCGTAATTGCCAGCTCTGAAGCAGCCGCGCGCTCCCTCGCCGCGCCAGCCTACGAAACATGGCTCAAGAGCTTTAAGTTCCTGTACGAGCTCAATGACATCCCGCCTCCATCCAACTTGCCCCTAACCTTGGATGCCGCAATTGAGAGTGAACTGTGCGTTGTCGGAACGCGCGCTTCGGTGCGCCAAACTCTTCTCGATCACGTGGAAGAGGCAGGCGCCAACTATCTCCTTTGTCAGCTCGCCTTTGGATCTCTGTCACTGGATGCCTGCCTCAACACAGCAACTGCGATTCACTCCGAGCTCATAGCGGCAGAGCACTGA
- the metC gene encoding cystathionine beta-lyase has translation MDRIAWGKGLPEPNTQLSHLGRAPAEHAGMVNVPVYRGSTIVSETLEEWDRRKQNPVTNYGRFGSPLSRALEAAICELEGGYRSILFPSGLSACSHALLGILRAGDHVLICDNVYEPVRMFANQVLTRFKVKVEYFHPTQPSDLLAKIGTKTRAVYLESPGSMTFEVQDLPALCAIAHQSGALVLMDNTWATPLYFKPFLHGVDISIHAATKYIVGHSDALLGIATANKEAWPLLQPSAHHFGEIAGPDDIYLALRGLRTLAVRMRQHYENGIKLAQSLEDHPAVGRVLHPALPNDPGYNIWKRDFLGASGLFGVVLRPMSKAQLSVFFQKLRLFGIGLSWGGYESLVLPVDDPPRTEAMVSFDGPLIRIHAGIEGPSDLIADMHQALQAACEHSVSDAAYQDESRDG, from the coding sequence ATGGATCGGATCGCTTGGGGTAAAGGCTTGCCAGAGCCCAACACGCAATTGTCTCATCTCGGTCGCGCGCCGGCTGAACACGCCGGGATGGTCAATGTTCCTGTCTATCGAGGTTCCACGATCGTTTCGGAAACCCTCGAAGAGTGGGATAGGCGCAAGCAGAATCCAGTGACGAACTACGGACGATTCGGCTCACCGCTGTCTCGCGCTCTCGAGGCTGCCATTTGTGAACTGGAAGGCGGGTATCGTTCGATCTTGTTCCCTTCGGGTCTCTCTGCGTGCTCCCACGCGCTTCTCGGGATCCTGAGGGCCGGGGATCATGTTTTGATCTGCGATAACGTCTATGAACCGGTGAGGATGTTCGCGAACCAGGTTCTAACTAGATTTAAGGTCAAGGTGGAGTACTTCCATCCCACACAACCTTCGGATCTACTCGCGAAGATTGGGACAAAAACGCGAGCTGTGTACCTGGAGTCCCCGGGGTCCATGACGTTTGAGGTACAGGATCTGCCCGCGCTGTGCGCGATCGCACATCAATCGGGTGCGCTCGTGCTCATGGACAATACTTGGGCGACGCCGCTCTATTTCAAACCCTTTCTCCATGGCGTCGACATCTCGATCCATGCCGCGACCAAGTATATCGTTGGTCATTCCGACGCCCTTCTGGGCATTGCTACCGCTAACAAGGAAGCGTGGCCGCTCCTGCAGCCAAGCGCTCATCATTTCGGGGAGATTGCTGGGCCAGATGACATCTATTTAGCTCTTCGTGGACTGCGCACACTAGCCGTTCGCATGAGGCAGCATTACGAAAATGGCATCAAGCTGGCTCAAAGCCTGGAAGACCACCCGGCAGTGGGCCGGGTTCTACACCCTGCGCTCCCGAACGATCCCGGCTACAATATTTGGAAGCGGGATTTCTTGGGTGCAAGTGGCCTGTTCGGCGTCGTTCTGAGGCCTATGTCCAAGGCCCAGCTTTCGGTTTTCTTCCAGAAACTGCGCCTTTTTGGAATCGGATTGTCGTGGGGTGGGTACGAAAGCCTTGTGCTGCCTGTCGATGATCCTCCACGAACGGAAGCAATGGTTTCATTTGATGGACCGTTGATTCGTATTCACGCCGGCATCGAGGGGCCGAGTGATCTCATTGCGGACATGCATCAGGCGCTGCAAGCCGCCTGCGAACACTCCGTGAGCGACGCTGCTTACCAGGATGAGAGCAGAGACGGGTGA
- a CDS encoding helix-turn-helix domain-containing protein, whose amino-acid sequence MSQKSGTHFTEKQGHYLAFIYTYAHMFGRPPAETDMQRHFRVSPPSVHQMIVTLERNGFIRRQPGVPRSIEILVPPESLPILEWLGIKTSKSL is encoded by the coding sequence ATGAGTCAAAAATCAGGCACGCACTTCACGGAGAAGCAGGGACACTACCTGGCCTTTATCTACACCTACGCGCACATGTTCGGACGCCCACCCGCCGAAACCGACATGCAGCGCCATTTCCGCGTCAGCCCGCCTTCGGTCCACCAGATGATCGTCACCCTCGAACGAAACGGTTTCATTCGCCGTCAACCTGGCGTCCCCAGAAGCATCGAAATCCTCGTGCCGCCGGAAAGCTTGCCGATCCTCGAATGGCTCGGTATCAAAACGTCAAAATCACTGTGA
- the hisC gene encoding histidinol-phosphate transaminase, which yields MKAVNCSRRQKGEHQLDAKLQTMLSSLSPVARELDALPSGRPTPDNTCVKLNTNENPFPLPAIVMRSAIAALEVQYRYPEDDNVSLRQAAAAAYGIATDRVMAGNGSSELLSLIYRAFLAPGDGIAMMSPGFSFNRKLAMLQGARFIEIPWSEPDCLPMDELLFGPAKHAKFILLANPNNPTGTFVPLAEIERLVIRSDRLIVLDEAYVDFAPEDGLRLVERHSNLLVLRTFSKSYAAAGIRVGFGFGHPELIGRLRNIQNVFNMNVVAHAVGMSVLAHRDAYEENHRHVRLERQRVAAALSEFGFSVTPSHANFLLARVPVGQGGRWWQAALQDQSVLVAFFPDAGLQECIRVSIGTKRQMDAFLAAVGSILKKVGCRG from the coding sequence ATGAAGGCCGTCAACTGCTCTCGTCGACAAAAGGGAGAACACCAATTGGATGCAAAACTGCAAACTATGCTTTCCTCGCTCTCGCCGGTGGCTCGCGAATTGGATGCTCTGCCGTCCGGGCGGCCCACCCCGGACAATACTTGCGTGAAACTGAACACGAATGAGAACCCATTTCCTTTGCCAGCCATCGTGATGCGAAGCGCAATTGCAGCTCTTGAGGTGCAATACCGCTATCCAGAAGACGACAATGTCAGCTTGAGACAAGCGGCCGCAGCGGCCTATGGGATTGCCACTGATCGCGTGATGGCTGGCAATGGATCGTCTGAACTCCTCAGTCTCATTTACAGAGCCTTTCTTGCCCCGGGCGACGGCATCGCAATGATGTCGCCCGGCTTCTCATTCAATCGCAAGCTTGCCATGTTGCAAGGGGCCCGGTTCATTGAAATTCCCTGGTCTGAACCCGACTGCTTGCCGATGGACGAGCTGCTTTTCGGTCCGGCTAAACATGCCAAGTTCATTCTGCTGGCCAATCCGAACAATCCGACCGGAACCTTTGTTCCGCTCGCTGAGATCGAGCGCCTCGTTATACGATCTGACCGATTGATCGTATTGGACGAAGCTTATGTCGATTTCGCACCTGAGGACGGCCTACGCCTCGTTGAGCGCCATTCGAATCTTCTGGTCCTGCGCACGTTTTCCAAGAGTTATGCCGCCGCTGGCATTCGCGTCGGCTTCGGTTTCGGCCATCCCGAGCTGATTGGGCGGCTTCGCAACATCCAGAATGTTTTCAACATGAATGTGGTCGCTCATGCCGTGGGCATGAGCGTCCTTGCGCATCGCGACGCCTACGAGGAGAACCATCGCCACGTCAGGCTTGAGCGTCAGCGCGTAGCGGCCGCCCTCTCGGAATTTGGGTTCTCCGTAACGCCTTCCCACGCGAACTTCCTCCTCGCCCGTGTGCCGGTAGGCCAGGGTGGCAGATGGTGGCAGGCGGCGTTGCAAGACCAGAGCGTCCTTGTTGCCTTCTTTCCGGATGCCGGCCTGCAAGAGTGCATTCGGGTTAGCATCGGTACAAAGCGCCAGATGGATGCGTTTCTTGCGGCTGTCGGCAGCATTCTCAAAAAAGTGGGATGCCGTGGCTAG